One window of the Colletotrichum destructivum chromosome 4, complete sequence genome contains the following:
- a CDS encoding Putative SWIB/MDM2 domain-containing protein — protein MPAMLAHRKFPSGLHMSQINGEAASLPRDIPRQAQDDTATTRQRQHSLELTMPPKGPIMPPGHHPQAAMNQAAMAQHHPPGQALTSELAKRRSRKPTDKTLPDGVEDCIADADVAHRYRELRDFERRLDATMTRKRLDIVETVGRNAKVRYKTLRIWISNTVEDQAWQGSGLSVDSFDFTPSAEPSYKVKIEGRLLEDGQEDGSEEYTQNSDHVVGGGAAGSRRQSSLPTAKKQRFSHFFKALNVDFDRTRSRAASDQTVEWKKPATVNAAAGAEFDEFTFKRSGDETMNITINLHRQEDPERYLLSPELADIVDMPQASRQEAVLAVWEYIKMMGLQEDEEKRNFRCDELLKKIVNGSDVGIVPNLNDYIQPHLRPLPPVSLPYTVRVDEEFHKDPQPTIYDVRVAVDDPLKAKLVPFVTNPAYASALKEVVAMDEQLATLVSAVANSKAKHSFFTSMSQDPTNFVRNWMSSQKRDLEVIMGEATRGGGEDATGDDWRRGGKDSVWTSSNARESVSVMLAKQPTQASR, from the exons ATGCCGGCCATGCTGGCGCACCGCAAGTTCCCCAGCGGGCTCCACATGTCCCAAATCAACGGAGAGGCGGCATCG TTGCCGCGCGACATCCCCAGGCAAGCCCAAGACgacacggcgacgacgaggcaaCGTCAACATTCACTTGAGCTAACTATGCCGCCCAAAGGACCCATCATGCCCCCGGGCCACCATCCTCAAGCAGCCATGAACCAGGCCGCCATGGCGCAGCATCACCCCCCCGGCCAGGCCCTTACCAGCGAGTTGGCCAAGCGTCGAAGCAGAAAGCCCACCGACAAGACGTTAcccgatggcgtcgaggattGCATCGCAGATGCCGATGTCGCCCATAGATACAGAGAGTTACgcgactttgaacgtcggcTGGACGCAACAATGACGCGCAAGCGTCTAGACATTGTCGAGACTGTTGGTCGCAACGCAAAGGTA CGCTACAAAACTCTCCGCATTTGGATCAGCAACACGGTCGAGGACCAGGCATGGCAGGGAAGCGGCCTTAGCGTCGACAGCTTCGACTTCACTCCCAGTGCCGAGCCTTCATACAAGGTCAAAATTgaaggccgtcttcttgaGGATGGACAGGAAGACGGCTCCGAGGAATATACGCAGAACTCGGATCACGTAGtggggggcggcgccgccggctcgaGGCGACAAAGCTCGTTGCCCACAGCCAAGAAACAGCGCTTCTCTCATTTCTTCAAAGCCCTGAATGTCGACTTTGACCGTACCCGCTCGAGAGCTGCATCGGACCAGACCGTCGAATGGAAGAAACCTGCTACAGTGAACGCTGCAGCTGGCGCCGAATTTGACGAGTTTACCTTCAAGCGCAGCGGGGACGAAACCATGAACATTACCATCAATCTGCACCGCCAGGAGGATCCCGAGCGATACTTGCTGAGTcccgagctggccgacaTCGTGGACATGCCGCAGGCCTCTCGTCAAGAGGCGGTTCTGGCTGTTTGGGAGTACATCAAGATGATGGGTCTGcaagaggacgaagagaagCGCAACTTCCGCTGCGATGAACTCCTGAAAAAG ATCGTCAACGGTAGTGATGTAGGAATCGTTCCAAACCTCAACGATTACATCCAGCCTCACCTCCGGCCACTGCCTCCTGTCAGCTTACCTTACACCGTTCGGGTTGACGAGGAGTTCCACAAAGACCCCCAGCCCACCATTTACGATGTGCGGGTAGCGGTCGATGACCCCCTCAAGGCCAAGCTGGTACCCTTCGTAACAAACCCCGCGTATGCGAGCGCCCTCAAAGAGGTTGTTGCCATGGACGAGCAGCTAGCGACGCTAGTATCGGCTGTCGCCAATTCCAAGGCGAAGCACTCATTCTTCACGTCAATGAGTCAGGACCCCACCAACTTTGTGAGGAACTGGATGAGCTCGCAGAAGCGAGACCTCGAGGTAATCATGGGAGAGGCCACTaggggaggcggcgaagaTGCCACTGGAGACGATTGGAGACGTGGCGGCAAGGACAGCGTGTGGACATCTTCGAACGCGCGCGAGAGCGTCAGTGTCATGCTGGCCAAGCAGCCAACACAGGCCTCTAGGTAA
- a CDS encoding Putative XPG/Rad2 endonuclease, XPG-I domain, PIN-like domain superfamily, yen1, H3TH has protein sequence MGIKGIYRELGTGQRISLAKLAVEKLESSGRPLRIAIDIAIWQFQAQAARGGTNPAIRTLFYRLVRLLSLGIHPIFVFDGPHKPAFKRNKRSGRGDGVATAMAKRVTRLFGFPVHDAPGEAEAECALLQQKGIVDAVLSEDVDTIMFGCTRTLRNWTAEGTRGSKTPTHVSLYDVNALLSTGTGLDREGMVLVALMSGGDYLPEGVPGCGVKLACEAAKAGFGKSLCRLKIDDDVQFEEWRANLRHELRTNESGFFRVRHKALSIPDEFPSRQVLRHYTHPVVSNANTVNKLKTDVNWGSAIDVQGLRYFVQETFDWVNKTGAVKLTRVLSPGLLVNKLLERHMSNEATSQTPEEMEHQESCLIQRITGKRTHHSTDGIPELRVAHVPTEIVGLDLSHEQDEVVSFDRQGLALNSDDDLEATLDGDAETAGGKTRTNSTFDPNVPELIWLPETLVKISVPLTVEDWEEKQRSKALPRASSKTVKTAKTAKTAKTAKTTKTIKTTKSASTAPHEAGALDKWVQITKTTGTNPSTTSQDKYFDDGDIQLPPLARSTLRGSSPPLHSSASVSASSQLPTSLQSSVNLSKQSRSNGKATAGVEPTGHLGAWAHVGSQHMPRITKSQHPAEPIILSSSPIRASSAPTCPSLSPPSPQHIIDLSGPDDATLIKASKSFGTFSSPSQPTAPCSQPSIKTRLTRGSSPALSGIPPDNKQSMKQTRMDSFVTNLPDKPLNVESRTHPNTRESNDALAYISASKTVKPSSLGHNDTSLNMLRITKPLARWIDYDDDDAPPPMGGAPGRARRTAVPRTSVGGFFKVIDTSDEHEKNGAKPTPSKRSTTSACRQSEVSIIDLTGDDE, from the exons ATGGGGATCAAAGG AATCTACCGTGAACTTGGCACGGGCCAGAGGATATCTCTCGCCAAACTGGCCGTAGAGAAACTCGAAAGCTCAGGCAGACCATTGCGTATTGCCATTGACATTGCCATCTGGCAGTTTCAGGCACAGGCTGCACGAG GTGGTACAAACCCTGCTATCAGAACTCTCTTCTACCGCCTGGTGCGTCTTCTCAGTCTCGGAATACATCCAATCTTTGTCTTCGATGGCCCTCACAAACCGGCCTTCAAGCGCAACAAGCGCTCTGGCAGAGGAGATGGCGTTGCCACGGCCATGGCAAAGAGAGTGACCCGCCTGTTCGGGTTTCCCGTGCACGACGCACCAGGCGAAGCAGAGGCCGAATGCGCCCTTTTGCAGCAGAAAGGaatcgtcgacgccgtcctcaGCGAGGATGTCGACACCATCATGTTCGGCTGCACTCGAACCCTCCGCAACTGGACTGCAGAGGGAACCCGTGGTTCCAAAACACCAACTCACGTTAGCTTGTACGATGTCAACGCATTGCTGTCCACCGGAACCGGCCTGGATCGGGAGGGCATGGTTCTGGTCGCACTGATGAGTGGAGGCGACTACCTCCCCGAGGGTGTGCCTGGCTGCGGCGTCAAGCTGGCGTGCGAGGCCGCGAAGGCTGGGTTTGGAAAATCACTATGCCGCCTCAAaattgacgacgacgttcAGTTCGAGGAATGGAGGGCGAATTTGCGACATGAACTCCGTACCAACGAGAGTGGCTTCTTCAGAGTACGTCACAAGGCACTCTCCATCCCAGACGAGTTTCCGAGTCGGCAGGTTTTAAGGCACTACACCCATCCTGTCGTTTCAAACGCAAATACAGTCAACAAGCTAAAGACGGACGTCAACTGGGGCAGCGCGATAGACGTGCAAGGCCTACGGTATTTCGTCCAGGAGACATTTGACTGGGTGAACAAAACCGGTGCTGTCAAGCTCACGCGGGTCTTGTCCCCTGGCTTGCTGGTGAATAAGTTGCTGGAGAGGCATATGTCCAACGAAGCAACCAGCCAAACGCCAGAAGAGATGGAACACCAGGAGTCGTGTCTAATACAACGCATCACTGGAAAACGAACCCATCACAGTACCGACGGGATACCAGAGCTACGTGTAGCCCATGTCCCAACCGAAATTGTTGGCCTGGACTTATCACACGAACAGGATGAGGTTGTGTCCTTTGACCGTCAGGGTCTGGCGCtcaacagcgacgacgaccttgaggcgactctcgacggcgatgctgaGACAGCGGGCGGCAAGACCAGGACAAATAGCACTTTTGATCCGAATGTACCTGAGTTGATTTGGCTGCCAGAAACGCTTGTCAAGATAAGTGTGCCTCTGACAGTAGAGGActgggaggagaagcagcgtTCTAAGGCTCTTCCTCGGGCATCGAGCAAGACGGtcaagacggccaagacggccaagacggccaagacggccaaAACCACAAAGACAATTAAGACCACGAAGTCCGCCAGCACTGCACCACACGAAGCGGGCGCTCTCGACAAGTGGGTGCAAATTACCAAGACCACAGGGACAAACCCCAGCACAACATCACAGGATAAGTACTTCGACGATGGTGACATTCAATTACCACCGCTCGCCCGGTCGACGCTCCGCGGCTCAAGCCCGCCACTACATTCGTCtgcctccgtctccgcctcGTCGCAACTACCGACCTCGTTGCAGAGTTCAGTCAATCTAAGTAAGCAATCCAGGTCCAACGGGAAAGCGACGGCCGGCGTAGAACCGACCGGGCACCTGGGCGCCTGGGCACACGTTGGCTCACAGCATATGCCTAGGATCACCAAATCTCAACACCCCGCAGAGCCGATTATTTTGTCATCTAGCCCCATACGCGCGTCGTCTGCGCCTACTTGTCCGTCGCTGagtccgccgtcgcctcaGCACATCATAGACTTGTCAGGTCCCGATGACGCGACCCTCATCAAAGCGTCCAAGTCATTCGGCACTTTCTCGTCACCCAGTCAACCGACGGCCCCTTGCAGTCAGCCGTCTATCAAGACACGGCTGACCAGAGGGTCATCACCGGCGCTCTCCGGCATACCGCCCGACAACAAACAATCTATGAAGCAAACGCGCATGGATTCATTCGTCACAAATTTGCCCGACAAGCCATTGAATGTGGAAAGTCGGACACATCCAAACACGCGAGAAAGCAATGACGCACTGGCATACATCAGTGCCAGCAAGACCGTGAAGCCGAGTTCCCTCGGCCACAACGACACCAGCTTGAATATGCTTCGGATCACCAAACCTCTGGCAAGATGGATAGATtacgacgacgatgacgcgCCGCCCCCTATGGGAGGCGCTCctgggcgggcgaggagaacGGCGGTGCCTCGGACGAGCGTGGGGGGTTTTTTCAAAGTCATCGATACGAGTGACGAGCATGAAAAGAACGGGGCGAAGCCTACGCCATCCAAACGATCGACAACGTCGGCCTGTAGGCAAAGCGAGGTTTCCATCATAGATCTTACAGGAGACGACGAATAA
- a CDS encoding Putative armadillo-like helical protein gives MSFLFGRARTRPAVDLPKQARDHVTKLEGPNGPAKAEELAKVLNQMKFILQGTQESDSSPEQIYQLVTGLIEEDLLYLLAVNLWRLPFESRKDTQVIFSYVFRFRPPTASPKSDPLALSYVVNNRPQVLLELCRGYEHKESATPAGTVLREVLKSEAAAAIILYDDDDESGSSSKGINLIDRDRRQSGNGVFWRFFDWVDKSSFEVAADAFTTFRELLTKHKELVPRYLSVNFDLFFDKYNNILVQSNSYVTKRQSIKLLGEILLDRSNYSVMTAYVDRGEHLKICMNLLRDDRKMVQYEGFHVFKVFVANPHKSIAVQKILLMNREKLLTFLSHFLEDRTDDEQFIDEREFLIKQIRNMPPNPVAPQRHGMSGGG, from the exons atGTCGTTTCTCTTCGGCAGGGCTAGGACGAGGCCCGCTGTCGACCTGCCCAAGCAGGCTAGAGATCATGTAACGAAGCTCGAAGGTCCAAATGGTCCCGCCAAG GCTGAAGAGCTCGCCAAGGTACTGAACCAAATGAAATTCATCTTGCAAGGCACACAAG AGTCCGACAGCAGCCCCGAACAGATATACCAGCTCGTCACCGGGCTGATTGAAGAAGACCTCCTATACCTCCTTGCTGTGAACCTCTGGCGTCTGCCATTCGAGTCTCGTAAAGATACACAAGTAATCTTCTCCTACGTTTTCCGCTTCCGCCCGCCCACCGCCTCTCCAAAAAGCGACCCTCTAGCCTTGTCCTACGTTGTCAATAATCGCCCGCAAGTACTGCTCGAATTATGTCGAGGTTATGAACACAAGGAGAGCGCAACGCCTGCCGGTACCGTTCTTCGCGAGGTCCTGAAGTCggaggccgctgccgccatcaTTCtgtacgacgacgacgacgagtctgGGTCTAGTAGCAAGGGCATCAATCTCATAGACAGGGACCGTCGGCAGAGCGGTAACGGCGTCTTTTGGAGGTTTTTTGACTGGGTCGACAAGAGCTCCTTCGAAGTGGCGGCAGATGCTTTCACGACATTTCGG GAACTGCTCACGAAACACAAGGAGCTGGTTCCGAGATACCTGTCGGTCAACTTTGATCTATTCTTCGACAAGTATAACAACATCCTCGTACAATCCAACAGCTATGTTACCAAGCGGCAGTCTATCAAACTCCTTGGCGAAATCCTGCTGGACCGATCGAACTACAGTGTTATGACCGCCTACGTCGATCGCGGGGAGCACCTCAAGATATGCATGAATCTTCTGAGAGACGATCGCAAAATGGTGCAGTACGAAGGCTTTCACGTCTTCAAGGTCTTCGTAGCGAACCCGCATAAGTCAATTGCCGTGCAGAAGATCTTGCTGATGAACCGGGAAAAGCTACTTACGTTCTTGTCCCATTTTTTGGAGGACAGAACCGATGACGAGCAATTCATCGACGAGAGAGAGTTCTTGATCAAGCAGATTAGAAACATGCCGCCAAATCCGGTGGCGCCTCAGAGGCATGGTATGTCGGGTGGTGGCTAG
- a CDS encoding Putative short-chain dehydrogenase/reductase SDR, NAD(P)-binding domain superfamily, with protein sequence MTSVFASGNTAVITGGAGGVGLAIAQKCVGHGMKVLIVDRDTELLRAAERELGETVTGFELDVGQVEGWEKLKTVVTGSFGSRIDLLVLNAGVGGKSNWQDPVSFRRILDTNLYGVINGISSLLPLVGDGQLSKSAVVITGSKQGITNPPGNPAYNASKAAVKSLAEQLSFDLRNTATSVHLLVPGWTFTGLSGSRSGAEKPAAAWTAEQVAEYLEQKMATGLFYILCPDNEVTEKLDRSRILWSVGDVIEGRPPLSRWREDYKEEAQTWIAKQL encoded by the exons ATGACGTCAGTCTTCGCTTCGGGCAACACGGCCGTTATTACGGGTGGCGCTGGGGGTGTCGGCCTGGCCATTGCCCAGAAATGCGTTGGCCACGGCATGAAGGTTCTCATCGTCGATCGCGACACGGAGCTTCTTAGAGCTGCCGAAAGAGAGCTCGGTGAGACTGTCACCGGCTTTGAGCTAGACGTAGGCCAGGTTGAGGGTTGGGAAAAGCTCAAAACGGTAGTCACGGGCTCATTCGGAA GTCGCATTGATCTCCTGGTTCTCAATGCCGGTGTAGGAGGCAAGTCCAATTGGCAAGACCCAGTCAGCTTCCGCAGGATCCTCGACACCAATCTATATGGCGTCATCAATGGCATCAGCAGCCTTCTACCGCTTGTGGGCGACGGACAGTTGTCCAAGTCGGCCGTCGTCATTACGGGCTCAAAGCAAGGCATCACGAATCCGCCGGGCAACCCGGCATATAACGCCAGCAAGGCGGCAGTCAAGAGCCTCGCCGAGCAGCTGTCATTCGACCTAAGGAACACGGCTACGTCTGTGCATCTCTTGGTCCCTGGATGGACCTTTACCGGACTCTCTGGTTCAAGGTCTGGCGCGGAGAAACCAGCGGCCGCCTGGACCGCCGAGCAAGTCGCCGAGTACCTGGAGCAGAAGATGGCCACGGGCCTTTTCTACATTCTCTGCCCAGACAACGAGGTGACAGAGAAACTGGATCGCTCGAGAATTCTTTGGAGTGTTGGAGATGTGATTGAGGGACGGCCGCCCCTAAGCAGGTGGCGTGAGGATTACAAAGAGGAGGCACAGACATGGATCGCCAAGCAGTTGTAA
- a CDS encoding Putative serine/threonine-protein kinase, active, with product MNGDLSLSRALGGLRIANPDDTDASPNTAQDAADTPLRPTDHQPDHQSDAGLAPLDDPTAQRATTPYRSTPTTSDSLLPPISNTQAPEGPSSSYDGSPSHVESHRTSPSAAMRADVYRQPVSPYSDLDRAPDSRTSVSPTQRPISGLYSQPPRVQEDGQAPHLAHPQADRSRNSVYELLARQDSRIASGYPGGSTPTRELSHRERSSNTARQSELPPSSSSLPPRRSSKGMAGGYVSAAAGPRDPYGPEMPLPSSSEEWKDRGAAVGVRRETDANGKTVIRHVKKGVRDFSFGRVLGEGSYSTVYLATDRQTLKEYAIKVLEKKHIIKEKKIKYVNIEKNTLNRLTEHPGIVRLYYTFQDEASLYYVLDLCNGGELLGVLKKTGSFDLECTRFYGAQILDAIDYMHSRGVIHRDLKPENVLLDDHMHVKITDFGTAKLLKDPREAQTAGEGARGLPENSRGDAEDDSRAASFVGTAEYVSPELLTSKNACKASDLWAFGCIVYQLLAGRPPFKAATEYLTFQKIVNLDYDFPAGFPPAARDLVERCLVLDPARRLTIEHIKNHEFFDGQQFGKGLWRTKAPRLRPYNPIPQEPTVIQLNGSANSPNHVNTPRSSQPQSSAMNSSSRPARIITELPPPTQLDIEWSPVLTKNNERILKLGDLMVVSSPLPAGGHSRGGEHGEGHKKLSRFFGGSTTKKRQRLVMVTSSGRILLAPAGGEEKRAKQEISLLAPDCSWRTQLDVKGQTVWCVDAVSILDKKSRRSSKIRQGGVHYTFEEPKGSSNSSENGSTANDWIESLERAKELALSQNPTGSYAGDNGFDMSSAVSSPSSTLGGRAGAYPDGFSVSDRSGRNHLSKSQASLEESASNTKRNRFSKRQSKNGLGQQF from the coding sequence ATGAATGGGGACCTCAGTCTATCGAGGGCCCTTGGAGGATTACGAATAGCCAATCCAGACGACACCGATGCCTCACCAAACACAGCCCAAGATGCCGCCGACACTCCCTTGCGGCCGACCGACCATCAGCCTGATCACCAATCCGACGCTGGCCTAGCGCCTCTAGACGACCCGACCGCACAACGAGCCACGACGCCTTACAGATCAACCCCAACAACGTCAGACAGCCTCCTACCCCCCATATCCAACACACAAGCGCCTGAGGGGCCATCGTCTTCCTACGACGGCTCGCCTAGCCACGTCGAATCCCATCGAACAAGCCCTAGCGCCGCGATGCGAGCAGATGTCTACCGCCAGCCCGTCTCGCCATATTCGGACCTCGACAGAGCCCCCGATAGTCGCACCTCGGTGTCTCCGACCCAACGCCCCATCTCTGGACTGTACAGTCAACCCCCCAGGGTACAAGAAGATGGTCAGGCACCCCATCTGGCGCACCCGCAGGCCGACCGGTCACGGAACTCGGTCTACGAATTGCTTGCAAGGCAAGACTCTAGGATTGCTTCAGGCTACCCAGGGGGctcaacgccgacgagaGAGCTGAGCCACAGAGAGCGCTCTTCTAATACCGCTCGCCAATCCGagctgccgcccagctcTAGTTCTCTGCCCCCACGGAGAAGCTCCAAAGGGATGGCTGGTGGCTATGTCTCGGCAGCTGCAGGTCCGCGAGATCCATATGGTCCTGAGATGCCGCTGCCAAGTAGCAGCGAGGAGTGGAAAGATCGCGGTGCCGCTGTCGGGGTGCGAAGAGAAACAGATGCGAACGGCAAGACGGTCATTCGGCACGTGAAGAAAGGAGTCAGGGACTTCAGTTTCGGCCGCGTGCTCGGAGAAGGCTCGTACAGTACCGTCTATTTAGCCACCGACCGACAGACGCTCAAGGAGTACGCCATCAAAGTCCTTGAGAAGAAGCACATtatcaaggagaagaagatcaagtACGTGAACATAGAGAAGAACACCCTCAATCGCCTTACTGAACACCCTGGAATCGTACGACTGTACTACACTTTCCAAGACGAGGCCTCTCTGTACTACGTTCTCGATCTTtgcaacggcggcgagcttctgGGAGTGCTCAAGAAGACAGGCTCCTTTGATTTGGAGTGTACGCGGTTCTACGGCGCCCAGATTCTGGATGCCATTGATTACATGCACTCCAGGGGGGTGATTCACCGCGACCTGAAGCCGGAGAATGTCCTCCTGGACGATCACATGCACGTCAAGATTACCGACTTTGGCACGGCCAAGCTACTCAAGGATCCGAGAGAGGCGCAGACCGCTGGAGAGGGCGCGAGAGGACTACCGGAAAACAGCCGTGGagacgccgaagacgacagCCGAGCTGCGTCGTTTGTGGGGACTGCTGAGTATGTCAGTCCCGAGCTTCTGACTAGCAAAAACGCCTGCAAGGCAAGCGACCTTTGGGCATTCGGCTGCATAGTATACCAGTTGTTGGCCGGTCGTCCGCCATTCAAGGCCGCAACAGAATATCTCACGTTCCAAAAGATTGTCAACCTAGACTACGACTTTCCCGCCGGCTTTCCACCAGCAGCCCGGGACCTGGTTGAGCGATGCTTGGTCCTTGATCCGGCGCGTCGTCTCACGATCGAGCACATCAAGAACCACGAGTTCTTCGACGGACAGCAGTTCGGCAAAGGTCTGTGGAGGACCAAAGCTCCGCGGCTGCGGCCCTACAACCCTATCCCCCAGGAACCGACTGTGATTCAACTCAATGGCTCGGCCAACAGTCCCAACCATGTCAACACACCTAGAAGCTCTCAACCGCAGAGCTCGGCTATGAACAGCAGCTCTCGACCGGCCAGAATCATTACCGAGCTGCCGCCCCCGACCCAACTGGACATTGAATGGTCACCAGTGCTGACGAAGAATAACGAGAGGATTCTCAAACTCGGCGAcctgatggtcgtctcgAGTCCGCTACCCGCCGGCGGTCACAGCAGAGGTGGCGAGCATGGCGAGGGGCACAAAAAGCTGTCCAGGTTTTTTGGTGGCAGCACAACGAAGAAAAGACAGCGGCTAGTTATGGTGACGTCGAGTGGTCGCATTCTGCTGGCACCCGCCGGTGGAGAGGAAAAACGCGCCAAACAGGAAATATCATTACTTGCGCCTGACTGCTCGTGGAGAACCCAACTTGACGTAAAGGGGCAAACTGTCTGGTGCGTTGATGCGGTAAGTATCCTGGACAAAAAGTCTCGCCGCTCATCTAAGATCCGACAGGGTGGCGTCCACTACACGTTTGAGGAACCCAAAGGCAGTTCCAACTCTTCAGAGAACGGCTCAACGGCCAACGACTGGATAGAGTCTCTGGAGAGGGCCAAGGAACTGGCACTGTCTCAGAACCCTACAGGCTCTTACGCTGGCGACAATGGCTTCGACATGTCTTCGGCAGTCTCGAGTCCGTCGAGCACCCTTGGTGGGCGAGCGGGTGCTTACCCTGACGGCTTCAGCGTCAGCGATCGGTCTGGTCGAAATCACTTAAGCAAAAGCCAGGCCAGTTTGGAAGAATCAGCCTCCAATACCAAGCGTAATCGTTTCAGCAAACGGCAGTCCAAGAACGGACTGGGCCAGCAATTCTGA
- a CDS encoding Putative Actin family, ATPase, nucleotide binding domain-containing protein, with amino-acid sequence MSSTAASSLPHRSIANIRTETGTGVGGPAIPHTPSRNISSTFGSPSSLRAEDENILIELGSRFIKLGFAGESAPKAILSLGPEQLRRVGDFRTWDSEHKDDWRRRPVGKNWGADHELWQYDVRTVDLGLVEDKIDRAIREALNKFMLIDSRPRRASLVLSSSIPLPLLSATLDVLFHRFQAPTVSLMSSAVMSTVGAGTRSALVVDLGWAETTLTSVYEYREVRTTRTIRGGKVLVNETHNLLQDALSTTPVHGQKTRRERDQGQHSLSFEECEEVACRLVWCCQLDREDFPSLVKRHHHPKRDTLPTVEEQDESAPPSPVSGGESTGNVEILLQSVEPAEHLTLPFQQLSEPCENTYFAPQYARSCFDDDELPVHHLIYQHLVQLPIDARAACMSRIVFIGGCSRVVGLRRRIFDEVSRLVHERGWDPVQGRAPQQYKTNTLLKRGVSRQVPNGPTEIEPPAKEAEKPGGPDNDTLRNAADVIEDSLRKRGNHHAKVQGVLRPLGSLGPWGGASLACQLKVVATANIDRDIWLQQGAAGASKPNEVDIKHQQRQSMGPGGLMRGAAGQASWTLGAWGTH; translated from the exons ATGTCGTCCaccgcggcctcgagcctCCCTCATCGGTCCATCGCGAATATACGCACCGAAACTGGTACAGGTGTTGGTGGTCCTGCAATCCCACATACGCCTTCGCGCAATATATCATCTACCTTTGGCTCTCCCTCGAGTCTACGCGCCGAAGATGAAAATATTCTCATAGAGCTGGGCTCCCGCTTCATCAAGCTTGGCTTCGCCGGGGAATCTGCACCCAAAGCAATATTGTCACTTGGACCTGAGCAACTACGCCGCGTCGGCGATTTTCGCACTTGGGACTCTGAACACAAGGATGACTGGAGACGCCGTCCAGTAGGCAAGAACTGGGGAGCTGATCATGAGCTCTGGCAATATGATGTACGGACTGTGGACTTGGGTCTCGTGGAAGACAAAATAGATCGGGCTATTCGAGAAGCTTTGAACAA GTTCATGCTCATCGATTCGCGGCCCCGGCGAGCCTCTCTCGTTCTTTCCTCGTCCATACCTCTGCCGTTACTATCCGCCACGCTTGATGTTCTTTTCCACCGTTTCCAAGCACCGACTGTGTCTCTCATGTCTTCCGCAGTCATGTCCACTGTCGGGGCAGGCACTCGATCGGCATTGGTCGTGGACCTCGGCTGGGCTGAAACAACTTTGACAAGTGTGTACGAATATCGCGAAGTTCGTACAACAAGGACAATTCGTGGAGGTAAAGTTTTGGTCAATGAAACCCATAACCTTCTGCAGGACGCCCTTTCAACAACACCAGTACATGGGCAGAAGACTCGTCGCGAACGGGACCAGGGTCAACATTCTCTGAGCTTTGAGGAGTGCGAGGAGGTTGCCTGCCGCCTGGTTTGGTGTTGTCAACTCGACCGGGAAGATTTTCCAAGCCTCGTCAAAAGGCACCACCATCCTAAGAGGGATACTCTACCCACGgtcgaggaacaggacgaGTCCGCCCCGCCCTCCCCCGTTTCTGGAGGTGAATCGACAGGCAATGTCGAAATTCTGCTTCAATCCGTAGAACCGGCCGAGCACCTGACTCTGCCCTTCCAACAACTGTCCGAGCCATGCGAAAACACGTATTTTGCACCACAGTACGCGCGCAGTTGCttcgatgatgacgagcttCCCGTTCATCATCTCATATACCAGCACCTTGTTCAGCTGCCTATTGATGCCCGGGCGGCATGTATGTCTCGCATCGTCTTTATTGGCGGCTGCTCAAGAGTCGTGGGCCTGAGACGCAGGATATTTGATGAGGTATCAAGGCTAGTACACGAACGGGGGTGGGATCCCGTGCAAGGGCGTGCACCACAACAATATAAAACCAATACACTGCTGAAGAGGGGCGTCAGTAGACAGGTTCCCAATGGGCCGACGGAGATTGAGCCGCCTGCCAAAGAGGCGGAAAAACCAGGAGGCCCGGATAACGACACCCTTCGCAATGCGGCGGATGTCATTGAGGATTCTCTAAGGAAACGAGGGAACCACCATGCAAAGGTCCAGGGTGTTTTGCGGCCTTTGGGATCGCTCGGGCCTTGGGGGGGGGCTAGTTTGGCCTGCCAGCTGAAGGTGGTAGCCACGGCCAACATCGACCGTGACATATGGCTTCAACAAGGGGCCGCCGGAGCCTCAAAGCCCAACGAAGTCGACATCAAGCACCAACAACGTCAGAGTATGGGACCTGGCGGTTTGATGCGAGGGGCTGCAGGCCAAGCTAGCTGGACTCTAGGAGCATGGGGTACACATTAG